The Bombyx mori chromosome 8, ASM3026992v2 genomic sequence CCTCTAATGCAACCACCTTGGACACGTTCCCTCCATGTTTCGATACACAGATCGGTAACGTttgcaaacaaaacaaaatctttttaaaatCCAACACTgaagtttatataaaaatcaattgtaTGCTGTTATCACCTCTGATGCAATGACCTTGGACACGTTCCCTCCATAATTCGATACACAGATCGGTAGCGTttgcaaacaaaacaaaatctttTCAAAACAGTCGAACAGTGAAGTTTATAGAAAAatcaaaaatacacaaattcaCAAAAGGCAACCCCACAAAGTGTTACTCTCACTTCATAAAGGTCTTTTTATagctacattttttttgttttgtttttaaatatatatcctCTAACACAAACTTATAAATGACTAAAAACGATAtcagtacataaataaattaagcaaATCAACTACGAATAAACACATATCTACCAACCATAAACGCTTTGGATTAACCGTCTGATTtgcaataatttattataatcagACTTTATGCTGCAAAACTCAATTTCTCAGCCGCGAGTCGTGCACTTTACTTAATCAAAGCTGCATTCAATTTATCCCTGCAACAGTTTATTCACAATAGTTCTGACATGTTAGAAAAATTGTACAATTATTTAGAACTAGATTTCTAAACAGATTGTTGTGGTTAAGTCCGAGCAAATTCACTGCGCTCAACACTTTCGAGACAAACAAGTCCGTTGTAGCTATTCTCTTGCTGTGCGTAAACTCAGCCTATTGAATttctatttacaatttataaCAAGCAGAACAGACGTCGTCCAAAACCTACTATTAATTTTCCTCACAAAAAAACTAGACATTCAAAAAACTAACATTAATTTTCTTTACTCGAATCAGATCTTTCGTGACAATCGCTTTCAGAGTTCCGCAACACGATGAGACAAGCCCAATGTACTCAACACGACGGAATTCGTATCTTCACTTTAAACCGATAAATGTAGCATCTCAAAACAACTCTTTTAGAATACAGGGTTAAACATTTCGATCggcaataataatactaataataatatagtagtaCTTCAGTGACGAAGCGACCTTTTGAATGACACGGCGTTAGTGCGCTCCATGTtaacaaattaaatcaaaatactaaaaagtttaaattcaacataaatgttaatgttttttttttaaatgggatCCTTAGTATCTATGGCATTTGTTCAGTGGTAGAGTACAGGCGGCAATGTCGTTCAAAAGGCTATGGGATCGCGTGCGTCGGCCGCGCGGCGtggcgtgcgtgtgtgcgtgtgcgtcgAGCCGCGTCACGGGCGCGCGTGTGCGTGCGCACTAGACGCGCGCTCACGGCACGAGGTCGGGCAGGCGCCCGCAACCCTAGGGGCGTCCGCCGCCCTCCACGCTCACCACCTGAtcaattaattacatatttacacACAAACGCTGACGAAGACAATGTGAACACTTCACATTTCTCTTATACCATTATAGGtattaattgaggccgtcagcgtaaaagtgacctaagcttaccataatTAGATTATGAATTTACTTTCACATGGCTACGTAGCCAAAAACAATTCGCGCAAAatcaatgtttacaaagccatctgttaccTATGTGTGAAACTAGGGATAAACCGTTTTTGCATCaaaatgtattgttttaaataaattgcaatatacgcTGACGGTATCAATTTAAGATCTCATATAAATATGAGGCGCTTCGCTTTCAATACAGTTTAACCCGTCGGAAATATCTGCGAACCTGGCTTAATGACGTCATGCAAACTAGAGAGATAGCAAAAAAAATGCGTtttcgtttaaattttttaaacctGTATGTACACCAAGGAATTTATTAGTATGTTTCTTAGGGCGTCTTTTTGGCCGGACAGGTTGAGTTCCTGTTTGGctattctcaacctttttttttaaagtacgttTCTTTTCTTGTGTCTACTAAATTCCGTTCTGCACTATTTATAGTCCTACTCATCTtacaataaaatactaaataggtaatttattaatttgaaacagAGTGAACAgagaaacaataaacaaaaatgacaTTACGAAAGCAAGAATAATACACATGCGTCGGTGCTTGCGTTGGCAACGGTACTAGTTAGGCGTGGGGAAGCGCATTTCAACCGGGTGCGCAGATATTTCCGACGGGTCGTACGGCCATacatttaagttaataaaaaactttCTATTCATATTTGAGGCCATCAGTGCAAAAGAGGCCTAACCcccaattttttatattcaagcttatatgacgtatattggaatttatcactacatagtataaaacaaagtcgcttactctgtccctatatccctatgtatgcttagttaataataaaactacgcaacggattttgatgcggtttttttaatagatagagtgattgaagagaaaggtttatatgtataataacatccattaaatagtggagaaaccaATAACACTTTTTTACACACAATTACAGTTTCCGGAGCGAAACGAGGACGGGTcgatagtttaaaatataataaattttgatgcaaaaccggcctatccatagtttcacccatagataacagatagttttgtaaaaattacttttacgcgtattgttttttttttggcctacttaaattaaaattcatgaagattcaaacctaattgcctccatactgactatggtaagcttaggccattttagcgctgacggcctcatttcaAGCGCTTAACTTTTCACACGTATACTTCTAATACAGACGTTATTAGCTGGTTGATACGTACTTTCCGCTCCTTATAATAAAGCTCCTCGCTCTCCTTGTCGCAGAGCAGAAGCACTACGGCCCCGAACAGGAATATGGCGGCTCCCCACCCCACTCCGTACGCCCAACCGAACTCCCAAACGGACCGGTTACCTGTAACATAACATTAttacatagcccactgagtttctcgtcggatcttctcagtgggtcgcgtttccgatccggtggtagattctgcgaagcactgcccttgctagggccagtgttaacaacaccccggtttgagccccgtgagctctcctacacGTCAagcagaagctgaaatagcctctcaaggctatcagcataggtaagaaaaaaaacataaaaaaaatctctgaaGGGGACATCCTCTTGCCATACTTGGCATAATATATTGATGtaagataaatgaatgaaagcagaggttctaggtagtatgaaTAAACTCCGCTCTGGTGGGAAGCGGTGCGGCGGATAAATTTCCGATattgcggaccgaatggtaaacagtcgacgtcgcccaaaacacgtcattacggatcctcccgatccactaacggtgcttataggtacctcaagcaccggtcatcgttctcgtcgaacccgtcgcttgcgacgaagagctcgacgagtaaattaaccctcagacacagtccactgaatttctcgccggatcttgtcagggggtcgcgtttccgatccggtagtagattctgcgaggcacggctcttactagggttcatattagcaacaacgtcagtttgagacccgcgagctcacctactagttcagtGAATCCTAGAATAACTCCTagaagttactagaataggtagggaaaaaaacgaaGACGACGGGATTGTCTCTTAGAAATCctcaattacaaaatttaattttacatatttttttattaatctatttctaatttattaatacaaacaaataaacaaagcgAGATcgttttttttcgttttgtatTCATTTAGTGTTCATTTTCTTTTAAAGgcacattaataattttacattatataaaaatacgaaaaGAAAATACCAtacctttattaaaaataccatACCATATCTTTAGAATATAACAATTGatagaaattaaaaagaaaaacataattcGCTTACCCAGATTTAATTCGGCCGCAAAGCAAACCGGGTAGATGACTAATGCTATCAAAATGCACATCACTGAAAATATAAAACAGATAATTAGTAACACACGTATTTCGCAAGTCgtacaaataattaaaacttactaTGTTTTACGATCAAAACTTAAGTCGTCCGTGACCGCGAAAAATGCAAAgtgatcaaaattaaataacattattatcgATTTCAGTAAAAATATCAGCCCTCCGGATTCAATCCGTTCgaaattaactgtttagtaataATATACATCTATCTGAATCAACCAGAATTCTGATTATTCAGCTATTATGGattattacttaaattaataACCCAAATAAATATAAGGGTTGGAATTAGAATTTCCCTAGTTTCTTTTACACTTCATtctatatttgagtcgactattatcaaagccggcaatctgacttttggacaatgattggtaaatcagaaaaacgaattattgactttgtattccattggcagtcacaaaactcttcggaacgatatcttagataaataacaggttaactatttaatgcaggttttgaaccgtattctttgaaggagacgattatattcaaatcaatctgtattgacatatcaataatttttttttgtccaaatgcacagattgccacctttgataatagacgactcatttattacttagaaaCGGAAGCACTATCTTGTTCAAGAAAATCTCTAAGGATGCCAGTGAGccgcattaattttttattgtttcctctttgttttttttttttgttttctctgCGCATTTAGTTCAAACGgctttattaatgaaataatagtCCCTAAACTAGTAATCGGTACGCTGCCTTGTGTCTTCCATTACCAATAAACTTTCActaattcattataatttttaagaaCATTTCTGTGAATCCTGAGCAATGAAATTTaaagaatcgattttttttttttttttattgcctttgtaggcagacgagcgtacggcccacctgatggtaagtggttaccgtcgcccatggacttcagcaatgccaggagcagagccaagccgctgcctactaccaagccgctgcctactagccaagccgctgcctactgaatTTCACCCACATCCAATGAAATATCGAACGGGTCTTATTTTACAAACACATCTAAACACATATTATACCAGGCAATATAgtgtatttaaaacatttataattattagattTTCTTAAGTAgttaaaaattgaaatgaaaaattttaattaaacttaaaatggCTTAGGTAATATTTATTGATTGCTTTTTTATCTGGTTGGTATATGTATATTCATCATGAAAATTAGTAAATCATGACGTAGAATTTAGGTCAGTGATTCTCAAGCATTAGGTCGACAATTTTGTGTATCACATTTTATAGGCAAAGTTATAATGGTACTATTTCACACGATGTGTTATACGTCAGAAAACAAGGCTTCTAGgcatatatttttctttgtgtGCCGTCAAAATTTTTAAGTCGCTCAATGTGTGTTTTGACAAACAAAAAGTTGAGAACCACTGATCGAACACGAACTATTATAAATGTGTTGTCGCCTATAGATATTGATATCGTAAGCCGTGTATACGTGGATACGTACGTGCAAGGGCCATAGCGAGCACTGCGAAACGGTAGTACCGAAACTTAGTGCGGTGATCAGTGGAGCGCAGTCCGAGCCCGGTCAACAGAGCCCCGCACACATCCGCCGCTAGCGTCGCCACGCACAAACCAGCCGCGGCCCTGTCCAAAGTCACACGTAAAACCTCAACTcaactaacaaataaaatataaaccaaACAAACTTAATttgttacataaaataaaactattgtgACTATTCTGTGCAAaatgtaactattctgagagctcacagcccacctggtgttaagtggttactggagcccatacacaatacaatataaatgcgcaACAATATACATACTGGaggacatctacaatataaatgcgccacccaccttgagatatgaattctaaggtctcaagtatagttacgacggctgccccacccttcaaaccgaaacgctttactgcttcaaggcagaagtaggcagagtGATGTTactcacccgtgcggactcacaagacgccctaccactagtaattaattGCACAATATTACACAACATTATAATtgttgcggatttgattttttacaccatgttattcgtggaattcattcgtgaacatttgttatgtacgtatttcattacaaaaattagtacgtgcctgcgggattcgaaaaccggcTCAGTCGCATCGCGACCTCAATATACATCTACCAgtcgtcttatcttttagggcaCGATGCTTTCAAATCTGTGCTGCGTTTCTATTTCTCGACATCATATTCATAATTCGCTATACTGACTTGATGTATGGGGCTGGTCTCGCGGCGTAGCATCCCGGCTGAGCTATAATGTCGAAGGGCAAGGGTGTTGGTGCGATTGGGTCGATGCAGTGCATAAAAAGCCCCTGACGCCAGCCGGCCGCCATTAGCCAGTCCGCTGATGCCAGTCCAAGCACCATCAGGATTACAACCAGCAAGCCACATATTAGCGCGATTACCTAGAATAAATTAAGAAAGTTTCTATATGATAGATTTTTCACAGCTACATCATTACTATATATGTGTTGGGTTATGTGTTGGTTAAACGTAAATTTTACAGAAAATCTTAACCCTCAacacacagtccactgagtttctcgccggaatttctgagtgggtcgcgtttccgatccgatggtagattctgcgaagctctgtaCTTGCTACGGCTAGTGTTATCAATGTTACCAAGTTAGAACCCCACATACTCACATACACGTTCGGTCTACTATGACCCTTCGAGGTCACtaaaataggtaaaaaaatatacaaatacaatttataattgaaataaagaCAAGGTCATGAGTTCTATGTCGTTCGGTTACATTATACGCATTCcaaatattttatctaatatttaaattcatgtAGTTAAGGTTGTAGGTCATAAAAACAAACTTTCATTCAAATTCAGTGAGCTGTAAGCTAGACTAGCCTAcgtacaacaataaaaataacaattgtttttttttaggaaatcaGTCTTGCGTGCTGTTTTGCccagttaaaatattaataggaaAACTACGACCTCAAAAAACTTCGCTCTAGTAAAGGGCGCGTTCTTTGAGGTCTCACGGATACGTACCTACCTATGCCTATCACACTGCCTATTACTGCCACGAAACAGTAATTCATTCTGTTGGTAAAAATTGtggaaatattataatgatgCAATGCCGTTTTTTGGCAACGGCGATCTGCTTCGACTGACGAATGACTGCTGTAAAGTTAGCATATAATTGAACCATataacatggctgaaaaatctGACACATCACATCTGACATCATCCGTGCGTGTGATTGATGATAAGTAttagaatttataatatgatgtttaaatcatataaaattgcaataattttttgtatttggaTTTATTACCATTtctttttgattattttattcttgGAGATCGATTGCTAGCTTATTGTTTTGCATCTTAATAGGGATGTGCCATCCGGTATTCTATATGACAGCTATGACACCATTGATCCGTTTGGAAGAGAAAGGAGTGACTAATGTTAATTTggtcaaagaaaaaaaatactaacatgAAAGAGTTTGCTATTAGAGCAAcatttaaatcaacaaaatgGACGAAGTTTATTCTCAGAATTCTACAGGAGCTTTTCAATTATTAGCAGTGGGGTACAAAGTGGATATTATGCGATTTTAGTGATAGTTTGGTAGCTGAGGCCATATAAGcgttttagtggtggtagggccttttgtgggtccgcacgggtaggtaccaccaccctgcctactttttccgtgaagcagtaatgcgtttcggtttgaaaggtggggcagctgttgttactatactgagaccttagaacttatatctcaaggtgggtggcgcatttaggttatagatatctatgggctccaataaccacataacaccaggagggctgtgagctagtccatccatctaagcaataaaaaaaagaaaaaaaggcgtGGTTGAAAAGGAACTGTTCTGAATTTATCATAACTGAAGATCATTTCATTTAGTCATTTagaaagtattatttatataatgctCTTAGCGCCATGAAAATTTGGACAACCTAAAATGTTCCTTTAGATTTCAGTAGCGAGCCGTCCTATAGAAAAAGTGCGTCTCAATCGATAACTGGCCACAACTTCAAAGGAATGAAATAATGGGAatagatattattttgaatGGAGCTATATATTCATAAAACgttatatttgtgtatttttttttaagttaaatgtATCATGTAGAAAAGAAGTAGATAAAGTAGTCCAAGCATGAAATATAGTTGGtttttaaagatatatttttctatttacagttttaaaaatgtgctaatatattattatctagcATGTCTATTGTAGACAACGAAAGATAAACAACTTTGAATAAAGAATGATAGCTAAATAGATAATGCTACATTCAgcttaattacataatattagctgtaaaaactgagttaaaacaaaagaaatataattataactgtacctaatttttttttcttggtgtACATAATTATTCATCATTCGTCATCGAATCATATTACGGAACAGCCAAGGTCAACAATTCTAtcaccatattattatgtgactCATATATTATGTCCCCCTCGATAGTAAACATTTCCGGTTTGTCACGATTAATGAATAAAAGAATCctagtaaaatttataattctataataagattttttgctGTATACGTGGACAGCAGATGACCTCACGGCCTACTGGTCCTTAAGCGGTTACCGCAATATTGACATAAACCACACAACGTTAATGTCACCGTGCAATTTGAGTCAATAGGTGGCGGCCGTGGAAACTATTCAATCAGAACGAATAATTACTTtgctttgtttaaaaaataggtTGGACGGATTAGCGGGAGAGAGAAGCAGTTCGAGAAAGACGAAGTCACATTCTTCGAGAATGCTAGAATTGCAAACCACCGTGCTGCAAGGGTAGCGGGCACTCTAGACGTATCAGTTTAGAGATACGAAAAGTTTTCGTATCAACTCAAGAACTAACTTGTCTTGAAAAGTGCCGGGATGCCCCGCCCCCAAATCGTTTGAAATTAACCTGGTTAATCCCGGCGAATATAGTGTTCACGTATCGATTTCGCTCCTAGTGAGTGTTCGCGAAAAACCTGCTTGGGAATTATAATAACCTGGTAATTTTCGAATCATTCCCAAGCCCTGACGACAGTTGCTTTGAGGAGACGGATCGTCGCGCTTCGCTATCAGCTGATGGCGGTCCCCGCGGCTCTATGTCCCGTCGGGAACTCCGATCGATGACTACTCCCCGCGCCCCGTCCCTCACTTCTAGACACCACCCACCTTTCACTTTCCCGTTTTCTTTCCCTTCAATAACAGTACGTCAGGTTGTCGAGGGCGAGGTGTCTTAACTGCAGCATTTTCTTTTTCGTAAACCTTGTGATCGTTCTGAATAAACTATTGATACGTCAATTTCCTTCGATTTAATGAGACTTCGCAATCCACGTAATATGAATGTTGAGAGTCCGGACACAAAAGTACCGAGTATTTCTGCTGCGTAATCATGGCATTTCGATCTGAAGAACGGAAAGCTTTTTCCTGTGTAACTCAGACTTCTATGATCGTGACCACTGAACCATGTGATCCAAGTTCAAGTAAATTTGGGTTTCGACGTCTGGATGTCCTGTTTGTTATCTCGCACGTAGATATGCGTCCGTTACGCACACAAGAGAAAATACTGACTCAGGGTCGTGAAATGTGGAacgtatatttattgtttttccaCAACGAATCGATGaccaattatatttattatcatccTTTAAAAACACCTGCTCAGAGCTCGCCTGCCATATGGTAAACCCAATGATTAAATATTTGGTTTATTGAATGTTATGATGATCTGTGCTTGAATCCACAATGAAAACCGGCCTATTGGAAATTGTCTATGATGTTAATGAAAGATTTATGTGAATGCTATATAATAGGTCGGTAATTCTCTATTCAAGATTTATTTCCCTTCGAAATCTTGTCTTTCTTTAATCGAATTATTGAAGAAACTGAACGCGAAAGAAATGTGAACTATTAAAATTTCTGCTTATTGTCATATAAAATTGCAACCAACATTTAAAAAagcatttaataatataatgtaattaaatttaaaataatataataataccgaCCAAAAgcgcattttttttctttcaatatatttttttattgctagatgggtggacgagctcacagtccacctggttttaagtggttactggagcccatagacatctacaaagaaaatgcgccagccaccttgagatataagttctaaggtcacagtatagttacaatggctgccccacccttcaaaccgaaacgcattactgcttcacggcagaaataagcggggtggtggtacctacccgcgcggactcataaaaggtcctaccttatatctcaaggtgggtggcgcatttacgtcgtagatgtctatgggctccagtaaccacttaaca encodes the following:
- the LOC101736066 gene encoding transmembrane protein 47 isoform X2, which encodes MQGRAGAGPGGHRTLPRALPPPVLPPPPQFASEEDEMPANQIAQVIALICGLLVVILMVLGLASADWLMAAGWRQGLFMHCIDPIAPTPLPFDIIAQPGCYAARPAPYIKAAAGLCVATLAADVCGALLTGLGLRSTDHRTKFRYYRFAVLAMALALMCILIALVIYPVCFAAELNLGNRSVWEFGWAYGVGWGAAIFLFGAVVLLLCDKESEELYYKERKVVSVEGGGRP
- the LOC101736066 gene encoding transmembrane protein 47 isoform X1 — protein: MQGRAGAGPGGHRTLPRALPPPVLPPPPQFASEEDEMPANQIAQVIALICGLLVVILMVLGLASADWLMAAGWRQGLFMHCIDPIAPTPLPFDIIAQPGCYAARPAPYIKAAAGLCVATLAADVCGALLTGLGLRSTDHRTKFRYYRFAVLAMALALMCILIALVIYPVCFAAELNLGNRSVWEFGWAYGVGWGAAIFLFGAVVLLLCDKESEELYYKERKVRINQLITSVLEVYV
- the LOC101736066 gene encoding transmembrane protein 47 isoform X3; this encodes MASTTMIETVTITRPLKVIALICGLLVVILMVLGLASADWLMAAGWRQGLFMHCIDPIAPTPLPFDIIAQPGCYAARPAPYIKAAAGLCVATLAADVCGALLTGLGLRSTDHRTKFRYYRFAVLAMALALMCILIALVIYPVCFAAELNLGNRSVWEFGWAYGVGWGAAIFLFGAVVLLLCDKESEELYYKERKVRINQLITSVLEVYV
- the LOC101736066 gene encoding transmembrane protein 47 isoform X4: MASTTMIETVTITRPLKVIALICGLLVVILMVLGLASADWLMAAGWRQGLFMHCIDPIAPTPLPFDIIAQPGCYAARPAPYIKAAAGLCVATLAADVCGALLTGLGLRSTDHRTKFRYYRFAVLAMALALMCILIALVIYPVCFAAELNLGNRSVWEFGWAYGVGWGAAIFLFGAVVLLLCDKESEELYYKERKVVSVEGGGRP